The following nucleotide sequence is from Hevea brasiliensis isolate MT/VB/25A 57/8 chromosome 7, ASM3005281v1, whole genome shotgun sequence.
TTTCTTTCTTTTAGCTTTTCCACTACCTCAAAAAAACTCACCTTGCTTTGCTTTTCTTGTTTTGGATTGTTGTAGATCTACAAAGAAGAAAAGATGATTCAAGAACTCCTAGGAGGTGCTCGCCTTATTGGAGGAGAGAGGAAAATTTCCATTACTGGAACCATTTTGGAAGGAACACCTTCTACTTCTCCTTCGTTATCTCCTTCTTCTTCAACTACAACTACATCAATAACAACTACTGCTACAACTACTGCAACTGCTGGTAATTCAACTTCTTCAACTTCAGAGAACCTCAGATGTCCTAGATGTGATTCTTCAAACACTAAGTTCTGCTACTATAATAACTATAACCTCACTCAGCCTCGCCACTTCTGCAAAACCTGTCGCCGATATTGGACTAAAGGTGGTGCTCTTAGGAACGTTCCAATCGGGGGCGGATGCAGAAAAAACAAGAGCACAACTGTATCTACATTAGTTGGAAAGTCAAGCACCAGTAAGATGAAAACAGTGGCATCTGAAATCGGAAGATCGTGCTTCGGGAATGGGTTTGATCATGAACTTCCATCAAGCCCAATTATGTGGGCTTCACCCCAGAATTCTCATCTTTTAACCTTACTGAGAGCTACCCataaccctaaccctaaccccAGTACGCTATCTAATTCTCTTGCTGGGAAGGAGGAAGGGTGTATGATCGGAACCCACATGATATCTGAGCCAACGGTTGCAACCGGTGCACTAAATGCCCGTACCCTGGGCTTGGACCCTCTTACCCAAGTCCCTTCTCTGGGCACTCATTTTTGGAAAAACAGCCAACACCAAGCTCAACAGCACCAACAAACTGGATTCATAGTTCGTGAAGCTCAAAACTCAGGGATTCAAGAATTGTATCAAAGACTCAGATCATCAACTAATTACTATAGCAATAACTCTCCTGTAGTTCTAAGCAACGTGGCTTCTTCCTCAACTGCATCTTCAACCATTTTAGAGTCTTCTCCTGTTGCTGGAGGTGAATTGGGTTACTGGAATCCAACATTTTCGTGGTCTGATCTTCCAACAACTAACGGTGCATATCCTTAAGAACCCTttctttatttcattttttatttcgtTTGATTTAGATTTATTTCATATGCTAGGGTGGTTGCGGGTATATGGATATGGTCGTAGAATCAGTCTTTTCTTTCCATTTCCTTTTAATGTTCTTAATTATGTATGTGTGTTTTTGTGTGTTTAATGTACCAAGTTCCAAGAAGTGGTAGAAATGGAAAATATTAGCTGCTTTCAGTGCCTTCTGTTGTTGCAGAGTGTATCCATTTCCATTCAAATGGTAAAAAATTCTCTCCTAAACGTACAAATTATTATGAGACCTGAACCTTCCTAGGGCTGTtggttgtgtgtgtgtgtgtgtgtgtgtgtgtgtgtgtgtgtgtatagttCTAAGAAAGAAGATGAATTTGTGGGTACTTGCAGTCCAATCTTTTCTTTTATTCTATGAGAATAAAACACTAGAAAGAATAAAACCTCCACATGATTAATTATCATCTTGGTTTGCTCAAAACCCTTTATTGTTCCTTTTTATATATGGTAAGAGCAGgcagctggtggtggtggtggtgatctgTTGGGTGGCATATAAAGATTcttttactattattattatttgttcttACGAGAAAGTGATGAATAGAGTACTTAAAGCAGCCTTTTGGGAAAGAAACCAGCAATTTGATTCTCAAAGTCGGAAAAGGATTCCACTTGCAGCCTTGTCTCTGGCCACTCTGGTTCTAAGGATTTTGCTTAGATTTAATCACTTCAAGTACCGAATCTTTTTCTTTCCACATACATGTTCTCTTACTATATAGTTTAGGCAGTTTGAGCATGAAAGAATATAGCTAGTGCtgaattttattttcctttaatcgTAGCACTCTTTCCAAATTCTTTTAGTGTTTCTTGGCAAAAGAAACTTGGTGCAATTAAAAATTGCAATGCAGATCTCAGGTATACACCATCTCCTTTACGAAAGAAGGATGAACAACAAGATAGGGTGATGGTGCAGAACCGTGAAGGTTTTTTTACCCTTTCAAATAGAACTACCATCTAAATTTGATTGATAAAGAAATAGCCAGCAACAAAGTTTATGAGGTAGATAAAGATAAAGATATTCACCCTTACCCAAGATGATCCATATGCTTCAAAAAAGGCAGATGTAGACTCCAAAAGCCATGGAATTGGAAGCATGTTACCATTAAGCATAATTTAGAAATCGAAGGGTGGAAGACTAGGAGAAGAGTCTAAGAAGATACATAGACTAGGACGCCTGCAAT
It contains:
- the LOC110655860 gene encoding dof zinc finger protein DOF3.7, with translation MIQELLGGARLIGGERKISITGTILEGTPSTSPSLSPSSSTTTTSITTTATTTATAGNSTSSTSENLRCPRCDSSNTKFCYYNNYNLTQPRHFCKTCRRYWTKGGALRNVPIGGGCRKNKSTTVSTLVGKSSTSKMKTVASEIGRSCFGNGFDHELPSSPIMWASPQNSHLLTLLRATHNPNPNPSTLSNSLAGKEEGCMIGTHMISEPTVATGALNARTLGLDPLTQVPSLGTHFWKNSQHQAQQHQQTGFIVREAQNSGIQELYQRLRSSTNYYSNNSPVVLSNVASSSTASSTILESSPVAGGELGYWNPTFSWSDLPTTNGSWWWWW